The following proteins are encoded in a genomic region of Gammaproteobacteria bacterium:
- a CDS encoding PQQ-dependent sugar dehydrogenase, which translates to MGKILRITRDGGIPPNNPFMGANSARCALTGRTTAGKHCQETFATGLRNPFRMAFDPNAASTRFFINDVGQITWEEINLGQAGADYGWNLREGPCPTGQSLAGHVYRRLLLRRLRLRQDIYAEKTGGRRICGAAVRHCARQAKRRAHGVWST; encoded by the coding sequence GTGGGCAAAATCCTGCGCATTACGCGCGATGGGGGCATCCCGCCGAATAATCCTTTTATGGGCGCCAACAGCGCCCGCTGCGCGCTGACCGGCCGCACGACCGCGGGCAAGCATTGCCAGGAAACGTTCGCTACGGGGTTGCGCAATCCGTTTCGCATGGCTTTCGATCCCAATGCGGCTTCGACCCGCTTTTTTATCAACGACGTCGGGCAAATCACATGGGAAGAGATCAACCTCGGCCAGGCGGGGGCGGATTACGGCTGGAACCTGCGCGAGGGTCCGTGCCCCACGGGCCAGTCACTGGCCGGACACGTATACCGGCGCCTACTTCTACGCCGATTACGACTGCGGCAAGATATTTACGCTGAAAAAACAGGCGGGCGGCGCATATGCGGCGCTGCCGTTCGCCACTGCGCTCGGCAAGCAAAGCGCCGTGCACATGGCGTTTGGTCCACATGA